TTTGGGCGTGGCGTCGCGTGGCATCGTCCGCTGACCAGGGCAGCGGCCTGCCGGTCGCCAACGTCGCCATCGTCGCCGGCGAGGTGTCGGGCGACCTGCTGGCCAGCCGGCTGCTGTCCGGCCTCGTGCCGCAGCTGCCCGGCGCGCGCTTCCACGGCATCGGCGGCGAGCACATGGCCAAACAGGGCTTTGTGTCCGACTGGCCGCTCGACAAGCTGACCGTGCGCGGCCTGTTCGAGATCATTCCCCGCTACCGCGAAATCAAGGGCATCCAGAACGCGCTGCGCGACCAGTTGCTGGCCGAGCGTCCCGCCGTTTTCATCGGCGCCGACTATCCGGGTTTTAACCTGGGGCTGGAACAGCAGCTCAAGGAAGGCGGCATCCCCACCGTGCACTACATCGGGCCGCAGATATGGGCCTGGCGCGGTGGCCGCATCAAGAAAATCATCAAGGCCGTCTCGCATATGCTGGTGATCTTCCCCTTCGAGGAAGAGATCTACCGCAAGGCGGGCGTGCCCGTCACCTATGTCGGCCATCCGCTGGCCGAAATGATCCCCCTGCAGCCCGACGAAGCGGCCGCGCGCCGCACCCTGGGCTTGCCGCAAGACGCCAATGTCGTGACCCTGATGCCGGGCAGCCGCATGGGCGAACTCAAATACAATACGGTGGCGTTCGTGGCCGCCTGCAAGCTGCTGCTGGCGCGCGACCGCTCCCTGCGTTTCGTCGCACCCATGGCCGGCGAGAAGCAGCGCCAGTACTTCCTGCAATTGATAGCGCAAGCGGGCTTGCAGGACGTCGAGATACTGCTCACCGACGGCGGCTCGCACACGGCCATCTGCGCCGCCGATGCGGTATTGGTGGCGTCCGGCACGGCGTCGCTGGAAGTGGCGCTGTACAAGAAGCCGATGGTCATCGCCTACAAGATGATGCGCGCCTCGTGGGAAATCATGCGCCACATGGGCTACCAGCCGTGGATAGGGCTGCCAAACATCCTGGCACGCGACTACCTGGTGCCCGAGCTGCTGCAAAACGCGGCCAGCCCGGAAGCGCTGGCCGAGGCCATGTGGCAGCAGCTGAGCGACGTGCCGGGCCGTCTGCGCCTGGTGCAGCGCTTCACGGACATGCACCACAGCCTGCTGCGCGATAGCGCGCGCGAGAGCGCCAACGCCGTCATGCAAGTCATCGCCGCCAACCGCAATTAAGCACCGTTTCAATCGCAGTTCCTACCAAAGATTCAACGTGAAAAATATCTATCCCGGCCTGTTTGACGACTTGCCATTCTCGCTCGATGAAATCATCTGTGGCGTCGACGAGGCAGGGCGCGGTCCGCTGGCCGGCCCCGTGTTCGCCGCCGCCGTGATCCTCGACCCGCACCAGCCGATCGACGGCTTGCGCGATTCGAAAAAGCTCAGCGAAGCGAAACGCGACTTGCTGGCGCCGCAGATCAAGGCCAAGGCCCTGGCCTGGGCCATCGCCGAAGCGTCCGAAGAGGAAATCGACCGCCTGAACATTTTGCAGGCATCGATGCTGGCCATGCGCCGCGCCGTCGAGGCCTTGAGTACCGTGCCGACCCTGGCCCTGATCGACGGCAACCGCTGCCCCGTGATGCCGATACGCGGCATGGCCATCGTCGGTGGCGACGACAAGGTCGATTCGATTTCCGCCGCCTCGATCCTGGCCAAGACGGCGCGCGACGCGGCCCTGGTGCACCTGCATGCGGCCTATCCCGAGTACTGCTTCGACCAGCACAAGGGCTATGGCACCAAATTGCACCTGGAACGCCTGCACCTGCACGGCGCCTCGCCCGTGCACCGCCGCTCGTTCGCGCCCGTGCGCAACGTGATCGCCCTGTTTGGCGCGCAGGAGGTGGTGGCATGAAGACGATTACCTCGCGCGACAACGCGCAATACAAGGAGCTGCTGAAACTGGCGGGCAGTTCGCAGGCGCGCCGCAAGTCCGGCCGCACCTTGCTCGACGGCGTGCACCTGTGCCAGTCGTATCTGCAGCTGCGCGGCATGCCGGAGCAGTGCATCGTCAGCGAAAGCGCCTTGCGTAACCCGGAAGTGGCGGACATCGTCGGCCAGCTGGAAAGCCAGCGCGCGCATGTACTGGGCTTGCCCGATGCGCTGTATCACGCTGTGAGCCAGGTCGAACACGGCGTGGGCGTGATGTTCCTCGTCGAGACGCCGGAACGGGCCGTCACGCAGCCGCTGAGTGTGTCGGCCGTGCTGCTCGATAACCTGCAGGATCCGGGCAATGTGGGATCGATTTTGCGCAGCGCGGCCGCTGCCGGCATCACGCAGGTGTACTGCAGCGCCGGCACGGCCTTCTGCTGGTCGCCGAAGGTGCTGCGCGCGGCGATGGGCGCGCACTTCGTGCTCGACATCTTTGAAAACGTCGACCTGGCCGCGCTCGTTGCCAGCGCCACGGTGGCGACCCTGGCCACCAGCGGCTACGCCACGCAGCAGCTGTACGACGTCGACCTGCGCCAGCCCGTCGCCTGGCTGTTCGGCCATGAAGGGCAGGGCGTGGCCGGCGACCTGCTGGCTATGGCGACGCACCAGGTGGTCATTCCCCACCTGGGCCAGATCGAATCGCTGAACGTGGCCGCCTGCGCCGCCGTGTGCTTCTTCGAGCAGCTGCGCCAGGGGCGTACTTGACGGTGACATCATGCCTGCGCGGGCGGCGCGGCTGACGTTGGCGCGAGGAAATGAAGGGGGAAAGCAATGGCAGATGACTATTTCGACACGACCTTGACTGCTATGGAGCAGCTTTTGTTGGGTACGAAAATAGCTGTTGAGCATTTTAATGGAAGATTCCACAGCATTCATGGGAGCCGATTGCAGAAGTCGAGATTCGAGGCTTATGGGATCATGCTGTCGTCATGGATAGCGCCACGGTGGCCAGGCTTTTGATGATACCGGATAGCTCTAGCGTCGCTTTTGGGAAAGTTGCGGAGCAGCTGGATGGGGCGCCAACCGGTTTTAGTGCCAGATTCTTCCATGCGTATACGAGGGACGAAGAGACCAACTCCGTGATTGCTTTCATGGACAATGACGGCGCAATGGTTTCAATCGAATCTCTTTACGTGCAGCGGATAATGTTAAATGTGTTGGCGCCTAAATATTTTTGCACTGTGGCATTTGGGCTGATGGCGATAACGGCATATCGGCATATCGGCATATCGGCATGGTTTCAGGAAGATTTCCCTGGTTGCTGCCGGCAGCGGTAAGGAACTTGCCGCCGATCCGGACGCACTGGCCGGCTATGACGTCTGGCCAAAATTCGGTTTCGACGCGCCGCTCATGCGGGTTGATCTGCAGCGCAATGCTCTGCATGCACTGAAGGATTGCCAGTCTGTCCAGGAGGTTTTGGCCATTGTGCCGCAGTGGTGGGCAGATAATGGCACTCCTCGCGAGATGCATTTCGACCTGACCGCCGACAGCAGATCGTGGGATATTCTGCTAGACTATCTGACAGCAATGTTGGACAAAGGAGAAGTCTGATGACTACACATTTAAAGAAACCTGCAAAGGTTTTGTGTGATGATCCGTCCGCGTCGAAGGCTGCGCTGCGGCTGCAGAAATTGCAGAGATTGCTCGTTTCGCGGCCGACAGTTCATGTGGCAGCACCGGAAGCCGCTACAGCGAATAAGAAAAATATTGACCATAAGGCGTCTTACAAAGGATCGCTGGCTTTTGCAGAGCAAGCACGGTCGCACTTTTTTGTTCAAGACGCGGTGCTTAAAGATGGTAGAGTTTCCATCACGGTGTCAGGCAAACCTATTTCTGATGTTCAACGCGCGCAGATGGTTTATGGGTCGAAGATAGACATCCCGGAAATCAGGCGATCCGGGAAAACCCAAAAGTAAAAAACGGTCTGCGGACCGTTTTTTTTGCTTATGGGGGTGAGTGCCATGTTTCTATGCATGTTCACTTGCAATTCCTGCCTGGCGTTCAATACTCGCGGCGGTTCGGCTTGATCTCTTGCAGGATCGTCGTGGAGATCTCTTCGATCGACTTGGTGGTCGACGACAGCCAGCGGATACCTTCGCGTTTCATCATTTTTTCCGCCTCGTTGACCTCGTAACGGCAATTTTCGATGGCCGCATACTTGCTTCCAGCCCTTCTTTCGTTGCGTATTTCCGACAAACGTTCGGGCGTAATGCTTAATCCGAAAATTTTATTCTTAAATTCCAGCAGGGCGGAAGGCAGCTTGTCGCGCTCGAAATCGTCGGGAATCAGCGGATAATTGGCCGCCTTGATACCGTATTGCATGGCCAGGTAGAGGCTGGTCGGGGTCTTGCCAGAGCGCGAAACACCCACCAGAATGACATCGGCCGAGGACAGGTTCTTGTGCGACTGGCCATCGTCGTGCGCCAGCGAATAGTTGATCGCCTCGATGCGGTTCTTGTATTCCTCGCTGTCGACGATATTGTGCGAGCGCCCGATGGTATGGGTCGACATCACGCCCAGTTCCTGCTCCAGCGGGGCGACAAAGGTCTGGATCAGGTCCATGTGCATGCCGCTGGACTTGCGGATCACGGCCGACAGGTCGTTCTTCACCAGGGTGGAGAAAATGATCGGGCGCTGGCCATCGGTGACGAAGGCTTCGTTGATCTTGCGCGCCGCCTCGTAGGCCTTGTCCATGGTATCGATGAAGGGCAGGCGGATCTGGCGGAAACGCAGATCGAACTGCGTCAGCACCGAGTGGCCGAAGGTCTCGGCGGTGATGCCGGTGCCGTCGGAAACGAAGAAGACGGTGCGGGCCGCGGAGGGCAGGGGGGGGCGTGGATCTTGTGTCATGGGTTTTCGATCAAGATTGTGCGTCGTCAATTTGCGCCGCACAAGGTAAAATGGCTGCAACGGTATGATTGTGCTGCACGACGCCAAGAATAACAAGAAGACTGTCCGTGCACCGCGCGTAAAGATTTCTATCATCAGTAAGGGTGTCATTATGACCAACGCAGTATCGCAACAGCAGGAAGACAAGGACGCGGTGTATGTTGCCTCGTTCGAGCATTTGCGCATGACGGATGTCGAATCCGTCGGCGGCAAGAACGCCTCCCTGGGCGAAATGATCAGCCAGCTGGCGGAAGCCGGCGTGCGCGTGCCCGGTGGCTTTGCCACCACGGCGCAGGCATTCCGCGATTTCCTGTCGTATAGCGCCAATGGCGGCTTGCCGCTGGCCGAACGCATCGCCCAGCGCCTCGAAGGGCTGAACATCGATGACGTGCGCTCGCTGGCGCAAGCCGGCGCCGAGATCCGTCAATGGATCGTGGAAACGCCATTCCAGCCACGCCTGGCCGCTGAAATCGACCAGTTCTACGCCAAACTGGTGGCCGATTCCGATACCGAAATGTCGTTTGCCGTGCGCTCCTCGGCCACGGCGGAAGACTTGCCGGACGCTTCTTTTGCTGGTCAGCAAGAAACCTTCCTGAACGTGGTCGGCATCGACAACGTGCTCGACGCCATGAAACAGGTGTTCGCCTCGCTGTACAACGACCGCGCCATCTCGTACCGCGTACACAAAGGCTTTACGCACGCGGAAGTGGCCTTGTCGGCCGGCGTGCAGCGCATGGTGCGTTCCGACCTGGGCGCGGCCGGCGTGATGTTCACCATCGACACGGAATCGGGCTTCAAGGACGTGGTCTTCGTCACCTCCAGCTATGGCCTGGGCGAAACCGTGGTGCAGGGCGCCGTCAATCCCGACGAATTCTATGTGCACAAACCGATGCTGGAAAAAGGCAAGTCGCCTGTGATCCGCCGCAATATCGGCTCGAAGCTGCTGAAGATGGAATTTACGAACGAAGCGAAAGCTGGCCGTTCCGTGAAAACCGTCGACGTGCCCGTCGAAATGCGCAACCGCTACTCGCTGAACGACAGCGAAGTGGTGGAGCTGGCAAAGTACGCCGTCATCATCGAAAACCACTACGGCCGTCCGATGGACATCGAGTGGGGCAAGGATGGCCGCGACGGCAAGCTGTACATCCTGCAAGCGCGTCCTGAAACCGTCAAGTCGCAGCAAAAGGCGACCGACGTGCAGGAGCGCTTCAAGCTGAAAAGCACGGGCACCGTGCTGACGTCCGGCCGCGCCATCGGCCAGAAGATCGGCGCCGGCCCCGTGCGCGTGATTCACGACCCGGCCGACATGGAACGCGTGCAGCCCGGCGACGTGCTCGTTGCCGACATGACGGACCCGAACTGGGAGCCGGTCATGAAGCGTGCATCGGCCATCGTCACCAACCGTGGCGGCCGTACTTGCCACGCGGCAATTATTGCTCGTGAACTCGGCGTTCCTGCCGTCGTCGGCTGCGGTAACGCCACCGACGTGCTGAAAGACGGCACCTTCGTCACCGTGGTGTGCTCCGAAGGCGACGAAGGCAAGATCTACGATGGCTTGCTGGAAACGGAAGTGTCGGAAGTGTCGCGCGGCGAATTGCCGAAGCTTGACACCAAGATCATGCTCAACGTGGGCAATCCGCAGCTGGCGTTCGACTTCCAGTCCGTGCCGAATGCCGGCGTGGGCCTGGCGCGCCTGGAATTCATCATCAATAACAATATTGGTGTGCATCCGCGCGCGATCCTGGAATACCCGAACATCGATGCCGACCTGAAAAAGGCCGTGGAATCGGTGGCGCGTGGCCACGCTTCGCCAAAAGCGTTCTACATCGACAAGCTGGCCGAAGGCATCGCCACCATCGCTGCCGCGTTCTGGCCGAAAAAAGTCATCGTGCGCCTGTCCGACTTCAAGTCGAACGAGTACAAGAAGCTGATCGGCGGTTCGCGCTACGAGCCGGACGAGGAAAACCCGATGCTGGGCTTCCGCGGCGCGGCGCGCTACCTGTCGGCCGACTTCTCCGAAGCGTTCAACATGGAATGCGAAGCGATGAAGCGCGTGCGCAACGACATGGGCCTGACGAACGTGGAAATCATGGTGCCATTCGTGCGCACCCTGGGCCAGGCCGAGAAAGTCATCGACCTGCTGGCGAAAAATGGCCTGAAGCGCGGCGAGAACGACCTGCGCGTCATCATGATGTGCGAAGTGCCGTCGAACGCCATCCTGGCCGACCAGTTCCTCGACCATTTTGACGGCTTCTCGATCGGTTCGAACGACCTGACCCAGCTGACCCTGGGCCTGGATCGCGATTCCGGCATGGAATTGCTGGCCGCCGACTTCGACGAACGCGATCCTGCCGTGAAAGCCCTGCTGGCGCTGGCCATCAAGGCTTGCCTGGCGCGCGGCAAATACATCGGCATCTGTGGCCAGGGTCCTTCCGACCACCCGGACTTCGCCGTCTGGCTGATGGAACAGGGCATCGAATCGATGTCCCTGAATCCCGACTCGGTGATCGACACCTGGCAAAAGCTCGCTGCGCTGAAAGCGTAAGCATCTTTATCGCCCGTTGAAAACCCGCTGCCGCTCACCTGGCAGCGGGTTTTTTTATGTCCATCACGCGGCGCACGGCAGTATCCGATGGGCTTGCGCCAGATCAGCTAAAATGATTCCACCAATACATTGAAACGGGAGTTCTCATGGCAAGCAAGAAACCGAGCAAAGTGGCAAAGATCGACATCGGCATTTCCGAGGCGGACCGCGCGAAGATCGCGGAAGGCCTGTCCGGCCTGCTGGCCGACAGCTACACCTTGTACCTGATGACCCATAATTTTCACTGGAACGTCAAGGGGCCGATGTTCAACACCCTGCACCTGATGTTCATGACGCAATACACGGAGCAGTGGGGCGCGCT
Above is a genomic segment from Janthinobacterium sp. 64 containing:
- the lpxB gene encoding lipid-A-disaccharide synthase, which encodes MASSADQGSGLPVANVAIVAGEVSGDLLASRLLSGLVPQLPGARFHGIGGEHMAKQGFVSDWPLDKLTVRGLFEIIPRYREIKGIQNALRDQLLAERPAVFIGADYPGFNLGLEQQLKEGGIPTVHYIGPQIWAWRGGRIKKIIKAVSHMLVIFPFEEEIYRKAGVPVTYVGHPLAEMIPLQPDEAAARRTLGLPQDANVVTLMPGSRMGELKYNTVAFVAACKLLLARDRSLRFVAPMAGEKQRQYFLQLIAQAGLQDVEILLTDGGSHTAICAADAVLVASGTASLEVALYKKPMVIAYKMMRASWEIMRHMGYQPWIGLPNILARDYLVPELLQNAASPEALAEAMWQQLSDVPGRLRLVQRFTDMHHSLLRDSARESANAVMQVIAANRN
- the rnhB gene encoding ribonuclease HII, with protein sequence MKNIYPGLFDDLPFSLDEIICGVDEAGRGPLAGPVFAAAVILDPHQPIDGLRDSKKLSEAKRDLLAPQIKAKALAWAIAEASEEEIDRLNILQASMLAMRRAVEALSTVPTLALIDGNRCPVMPIRGMAIVGGDDKVDSISAASILAKTARDAALVHLHAAYPEYCFDQHKGYGTKLHLERLHLHGASPVHRRSFAPVRNVIALFGAQEVVA
- a CDS encoding TrmH family RNA methyltransferase → MKTITSRDNAQYKELLKLAGSSQARRKSGRTLLDGVHLCQSYLQLRGMPEQCIVSESALRNPEVADIVGQLESQRAHVLGLPDALYHAVSQVEHGVGVMFLVETPERAVTQPLSVSAVLLDNLQDPGNVGSILRSAAAAGITQVYCSAGTAFCWSPKVLRAAMGAHFVLDIFENVDLAALVASATVATLATSGYATQQLYDVDLRQPVAWLFGHEGQGVAGDLLAMATHQVVIPHLGQIESLNVAACAAVCFFEQLRQGRT
- the ppsR gene encoding posphoenolpyruvate synthetase regulatory kinase/phosphorylase PpsR yields the protein MTQDPRPPLPSAARTVFFVSDGTGITAETFGHSVLTQFDLRFRQIRLPFIDTMDKAYEAARKINEAFVTDGQRPIIFSTLVKNDLSAVIRKSSGMHMDLIQTFVAPLEQELGVMSTHTIGRSHNIVDSEEYKNRIEAINYSLAHDDGQSHKNLSSADVILVGVSRSGKTPTSLYLAMQYGIKAANYPLIPDDFERDKLPSALLEFKNKIFGLSITPERLSEIRNERRAGSKYAAIENCRYEVNEAEKMMKREGIRWLSSTTKSIEEISTTILQEIKPNRREY
- the ppsA gene encoding phosphoenolpyruvate synthase: MTNAVSQQQEDKDAVYVASFEHLRMTDVESVGGKNASLGEMISQLAEAGVRVPGGFATTAQAFRDFLSYSANGGLPLAERIAQRLEGLNIDDVRSLAQAGAEIRQWIVETPFQPRLAAEIDQFYAKLVADSDTEMSFAVRSSATAEDLPDASFAGQQETFLNVVGIDNVLDAMKQVFASLYNDRAISYRVHKGFTHAEVALSAGVQRMVRSDLGAAGVMFTIDTESGFKDVVFVTSSYGLGETVVQGAVNPDEFYVHKPMLEKGKSPVIRRNIGSKLLKMEFTNEAKAGRSVKTVDVPVEMRNRYSLNDSEVVELAKYAVIIENHYGRPMDIEWGKDGRDGKLYILQARPETVKSQQKATDVQERFKLKSTGTVLTSGRAIGQKIGAGPVRVIHDPADMERVQPGDVLVADMTDPNWEPVMKRASAIVTNRGGRTCHAAIIARELGVPAVVGCGNATDVLKDGTFVTVVCSEGDEGKIYDGLLETEVSEVSRGELPKLDTKIMLNVGNPQLAFDFQSVPNAGVGLARLEFIINNNIGVHPRAILEYPNIDADLKKAVESVARGHASPKAFYIDKLAEGIATIAAAFWPKKVIVRLSDFKSNEYKKLIGGSRYEPDEENPMLGFRGAARYLSADFSEAFNMECEAMKRVRNDMGLTNVEIMVPFVRTLGQAEKVIDLLAKNGLKRGENDLRVIMMCEVPSNAILADQFLDHFDGFSIGSNDLTQLTLGLDRDSGMELLAADFDERDPAVKALLALAIKACLARGKYIGICGQGPSDHPDFAVWLMEQGIESMSLNPDSVIDTWQKLAALKA